The proteins below come from a single Drosophila kikkawai strain 14028-0561.14 chromosome 3R, DkikHiC1v2, whole genome shotgun sequence genomic window:
- the LOC108075374 gene encoding keratin, type I cytoskeletal 9-like: MAFRYIFVISALVVLTQGSYLSPVDQESDVGVHHSGVASSGASGSGAPRGHPSGSQPQRPASGYGSTSGSVGGPRRSSGSNTARPRPHGGTSRRSSGASLNRPYGSGNRHPANRPAGGANAGHGNPQQNRNQKPY; encoded by the coding sequence ATGGCTTTTCGTTACATCTTTGTGATCAGTGCCCTGGTTGTCCTGACCCAAGGATCATATCTGTCCCCAGTGGATCAGGAATCTGATGTTGGCGTCCATCACTCTGGAGTAGCTTCGTCTGGGGCATCTGGTTCCGGCGCTCCCCGTGGTCATCCCTCTGGATCTCAACCTCAACGCCCCGCGTCAGGCTATGGCTCCACCTCTGGCTCTGTTGGAGGACCAAGACGATCCAGCGGATCCAATACCGCTAGGCCTCGTCCTCATGGTGGTACTTCTCGTCGATCATCTGGTGCATCCCTTAATCGTCCTTATGGCAGTGGCAATCGTCATCCTGCCAATCGTCCTGCTGGCGGTGCCAACGCAGGTCACGGAAATCCCCAACAGAACCGCAACCAGAAACCGTATTAG